From the genome of Branchiostoma floridae strain S238N-H82 chromosome 8, Bfl_VNyyK, whole genome shotgun sequence:
CGCCATAACagaaaatagctggagggttttaatcatatggctgttcatagttccccatacctatcacacataaaaagtttgagttgatttggccgacccccatcttccgacctctgcctggttttctcctgcaatgactcttaaatttgtatttgttgCCCTGGGACCAAGTATTCAATATAGATATAGGACAACACTTACGAAAGAGCTTAGGTATACGTTTTTAATTCGTATCCTTTTATACAAAAGGTTATATTCCTAAACCTGTACAAGTTACAATTCTTTAGAAAATGCACTTGTTCATCTATTATGTCATTATATTGCATATCACAATAACATACTCACCTCTGTGACGATGGTACTCTGGTAAATGGTCCTGTCATACTCCCAGCCATGGGTACATGATGTAGTTCCATTACTCGATGTCGCCGTTCCATTTGAGTTTTTGTACATCAAACACGAGCTGTATTTCCAGGTGCCGCCGATATTTTCCAAGGGGATACTCAGATTATACCCCTCGGTGCTGTAGCGATGTCCGACCGAAGAAGTGTTTCCAAAGACGCGGCAATGGTGTTCCGGTGTCGCTGCCAAGAACGTCATTGCAACTAAAGTCAGTCCGACGGTCGGACCGACCAAGATGGCAAGCAGAGAGGTGAACTTTTGAAACCTTCCGAACTCCCCAAGGTGTTTTCTCAGCAGATCGTCCCATTCCATGGTGTATTGATGGCTGTTAGGGTCGAGACGTTTTTCTTAAAGCAATACTTTGTTGACCAGAAGACTCTCTTAAGCGTCGTCCATGTACAAATAGGAACACAACTATGCtactgcaaaatgtacaaacaagAACTTAATATCTATACTACTGCACAATGCATATGGTGCAATTGCAGCATTGGCTCAAATTACCTTGTCCTCTTTGTCGGAAAAGGGCGTACAGATCCGCCTCCATAATTTACATCAAAAAGGGCATCTAGGGGTTATTAACCTTACCAGATTGGCTCTGACATACCAATAGACTCTCATTCCGTTAGGAGAAACTTGAAGTTATTAGTCAATGAAAGTTATTAGGAATTATGATTTATCTCACAAATTGAATATTATCTGTCTGGGGGAGAGTTTAGGCTATGCAAAGTGATTTCTGACCTATATTTACTGACAATGGAAAGGTCAATCATAGGTAAGCCTATCATCCTTAAAATTAACATAGTTTTTAGTCTTGAAATACGCAACAAGTTGCCATACTTGAAAGATAAGCGTAAGGAAAAGTAAGTCAAACAAGACAGGGcgaatgtttcttttctttcaagtTGTGTATACCGAGTCGTCTGCACCTCTATCTGGTTAAAACCGGTCTGTAGGGTGAAGTCATCCATCAGTCCTGCGGAACAAAGGTGTTTCTCTATCCGTGGCATGTGCCGCCATTTTTATTTGTATCCACACACAATTCAACTGTTGACCATGTTTTTGCTAGTCAAGAAAAACGTCCATCATATAGATTTTAAATGATGCATCTTTGTATATTTGACACTCACCATTGCATCAGCTTTGTGATCTTAAGAGGAGGTCATCCATAACATCAGGTCAGCGTGACCTTATTTAAATAGATTGTCTAACCACAAAGACAGTAAAGTGAGGGTACGTTTCCTCAGGCAATCCCCAACTGATGCGTACaaacataccccccccccccgcccatAGTGACAAAACCGGATTTACTAGCCTGAGGATTTAACTCTTCATCACATTTTGCTGTCACGTCTTACCACAATGAGATTCTTTAACACAAATATAAAACTGCCACAAATATAAAACTGCTTAGGAGATGAATTCTGTACAGTAAGTTGTTGGTGGGTCACTGCAGTTTGGAAATATGTAAAATTGAATCAATTATCGTGACAATAtgatacataattgtatgatgcATATACATGCAGACGAGGACGCCAAGCTACCTCCTATTTAAAGTACATTCAACAGTTCCTAGGAGATTACAATGACCAGATCACCGCAAAGCAAATTCGTCATCTAGCTGCCGACAGAAggtcttggaagaaacttacagtcgcctgcgccgcagccgaccgatgatgatgatgatgttgtcctAAATACCAGAATTAATCTCCTAATGCCCTCTGTAACCACTatgtcatggaaaaatctttGTATTTTCGTTTTAACACGTAttgagaagaaaaaagaagtatGTACGTTATAGATATAAGTGAAGTATAGCATAGTATTTCTACAGTAAGTTACATTCTTCCTTACATTATTCTCTTTGCATCTGATTAAGAGCAGTTAGCTCCATTGAGCCATTAACATGCAAAAACTTTCATTATCATTGTAATTATTTGACAGCTCAGAAGAAACTggtaaagttttaaaaacattcaACTGACACTGCATAGTCTAATCCTGTAGTTTACACCACACAATCTTTACCCTCCTAGGCAAGTACACTTTTAAGTGTACTTGCCTAGGAGGTAACATTATACGACAAAAATAAGACACTATACCTCTTTCCATTATCCATTAGATGCTAATAATATGTTGCCAAGGGATCTGAATTATATTTTAATCAGATTTGAAGTAAAAATTCTTCTAAGATTTTCTTACACAAATTTAATGAAAAGAGAGCGAACAATACCCAGCTAGGTTCAACATCTTTACAACAAAATCTTCCATGCTGTGACGTATAGCTTTATTTCTATTTATCAGGTCTAACACAATAGCCCTATCACTGCTAGATCATGTTTTCCTAGCACTATATATGATCACATTTGCTTCTGACAAATTTGTTAATATGCCAAGCTATACTTAAACTTCGTATGGACTCGATTATTATTCCTTAAGGTACCAAGATAGAGTTGAAGTAGCCACCATCGCGAGCGGTTTGGTAACAGGCAACTACACGTTTAACGTGTCTGAAGGGGTCACGTTTAGGCCAGGGGTTCGTGTAGCTCACTGAATTGTCGTGGTCGTCATCTCTTCGCGACCTCCTAAACATGATTTAAAGCAAAAACAGCAATTAGGATTGCATCACAATACATTGCAACACGTAAAAGCTATCTATGTTGCTCAAATCTTTCAAATCTTTATttgtcaaatcaacattgcagagTACCCCTGAGCAGTAGTGACTCTGAATACCGTTGATCTTACAGAATTGAGTAAAATCACATTGCATAATAACTAGACACAGCAGGTAAGACAGTAAGACAgtgcataaataaacaaataacacCTAAGCATCAGTCAATTATTTCCTGTATAGTCTGATGGTATGGTTTAGGAGGGAATTGTGCAGTCTAGAGGTCCTTGCTTTTGGGACAGAGATGCTCAGTGGAATGACCTTGGAATGCGCGTGGTTTTCAAATACCATGATTCATGTGGGTACCATACGACCGCAACATATGATATACTataaggctagcccctgaggcgtcgccaaaaaggacacacaaacagactgacagacaggaAAGCAGAGAtaccaaagaacaaaataaaacaaaactcaAACCTTCCCAAATTCTCTACGTCCTCTATAGTTTCAGGCAGTGGGACTCGAAGTGTTTCCTGGAGCAAGAagacagccaaaccgcctgcaCAAGCCGCCAGTCCAAACGTCACCATGGGGAGGGGCAGCCACACATCACCCAGGAGCGTCACGAAGGGAGCCGATATGCAGCCAATCCGGGAAGACGCCGTGGACACACCAATACCCATGCTCCTATTGCAACGTAAATAATTAGTTTTCATCTATGTCCATGGGTGGTTTACCCAAATGTCACAAATATGAAAGTCCTATTATTTAACTGAAAGCTctgtaacattttctcattgattatgcacaTGGCGTTCAGATCTGCAAAATCTTTGCATGTTGATGTTCACCTTCACTCAAATTTCAtttgtcacaagtatgaaatgtttttttttattgtcccTTAGGAATTCTTGCATTGTTTCTTTTAATTGTAGAATTATGTCTTGTTTGGCATAATTCAAAAACTACATGCAAAGGCTCCCCCCGTGTATTCGTGTATGAAACTTTAATCGCAACACCGGAATTTAGACAATTAATCTCCTAATTAtgcacatcacatcacatcaaaaAGTCCATGTAacaaccccctccccctgcagATTATGATTCAGTGTAGATATGGGACATAATTATATAAATAACCTACCTTACTACAGTCGGGAACACCTCTGGTGTGTATGCAATCAAACAGTTGTAAGTAATGCCGATGACAGCTCTGCCCATCAAGGCAAAATTACGGGAAACAGTTGGTAGTCCTGCAAAATGTGTCAATATATAAGAGTCCGATACACCAGGGTACATGGTGTCACTTTCATTACGTAGGTTTCATCCCGTGAAATCTTTTCCAGGACACCAGATCATAGAAAACATTTAATGCAAGGAGAGAGAGGAGATAGaagagaaatgaaaaaaagagggAAATATGATATCCCAAAAATCAACTATATAACTTTTAAATCAACTATAACTATAGCAACACTACCTTGTCCCCCTGACGACAATGAGACAAAGTGGCGAGGTACGTAAGTATGTGGTATACGAgggacaggcagacagacaaacagacagacaatgCAAACGGAAAGATACGGAAAGATACCCCGGCTAGATCAGACGTCCCGACAATTAGACCAAAGTAGACTCCTGCTATAAACATcctatatgattttggaatgacAAATAGAGATGGACGGAAAGGTGAAAGAGCGATGGCAAGCAATGCAAACGGAAAGATACCTATGGAAGCTGCTGACACCAGGCAACCTATTCCTGCCATCAGTGCCGACCCTGCTATGACTGGTTTCCTGccccatctctccatgcccgcCCACCCCAGAATTGCCAGCCCGATCTCCAGGGCTGTACCAATGGCAAAGTTGACGTACGGATCCCCGGCTAGATCAGACGTCCCGACAATTAGACCAAAGTAGACTCCTGCTATAAACATcctatatgattttggaatgaaCATTGCAAAATGGTCAATTTCTATCATGCACAGTCATTTCAAGCCTGATTAATACCACAGGACTTTAATTACCCTTCACCTGGGACGGCAATCCCTGGTAGACCACCTTGTATCTAttgaacaagcaaacaaatggCGATCCCCGGGATCGgcagcacacacacagacaaacagacacacaaacacacacacacacacacacagaggaagacaagcatacacatgtacattcacaAGAACGTATGCATGCACACATATACCTACATCCACCCACTCTGATCGTACGGTgctgacaaaaaaatacaagaaaggTACAAATCATGGAATGGCGATAtgaagaaatgacacaagagcCGATGAGAATATAGAATATGGTCCTTACCATACCAAGCACATTGTCAATGTGATTTTGCGCATCCCAGGGGTTCGCACGAGGTCAATTATTGTGAACTTGTTAGTGTTCTCATTGGATTCAGCTGACTTTGCAAGCAGATCCGAGACTTCGTCTGGTATGGTTACATTGTTTACCCTGGCTGCTCTCTGAAGGACTTCCTTGGCTGCCTTCACTCGTTGTTTACTGATGAGCCACCTTGGAGACTCTGGAAGTACCCTGTGGTAAAGTGTGTTTGTTTAACTTGGTAGTAATACAGACGGGGGACGCCATAAACGTTTTTTTCACCACTCATTAAGTCACGTCATCTACCTGAATAAAAAAGCACCATAGACGTAGTTGATTGTCCGGTTTTTTGACATTTACCACAAATGCATCCCAATGCATACCAACAATAAATCACACTGCACATGCACAAATCAAACGGGGAAATTTCTTGATGTATTTGAAAAACTCTTACCACCAATAGCATAGGAGAGGGTACATTATCAATGCTTGGACCAGCTGAAGGTTCCGCCAGGTTCGGAGAAAGTAGGCCAATAGAGAAAGGACGAAGAATCCTGTCCCAAAACTCAGGCTCACAGTCATGCCTACTGCATTCCGCTTGGAAGGCCCGACAACTTCGACGGCTATAGGGCAAAATCAAAGAGAACATTTACAATGATATTATTAAAACTAGATTTTGTTTCTGCCTCTCTAGtgaccaggaaagaaaggagttatttgaagaggcatgcaaaacacacaaagatttccaaacacataccgacgaaaacaaaactataacgctgttaacgtcacataactcACTCATCATAGTACAAGTGgggtacttcgtcttccactgcttccagaaaagaaatcaaaccccaaatacgtagattgtagctctcagcagtacATGTCATTGATATAATAGTCACTTGTCAACACTTGTCACCaggtatttcattttatgtacgtttactacattttctgtatgtttcatgttgccgaattagccctcgggcaagaacttgcaaataaaatttATATTATCATCTTAACAttcgaaaaaaacaacaacaagcaaacaaaaacggAATGCACTGAAAATACAGCATTCCTGGCGAGGGCAATAACGCAAACGATTCATTGTCAACTGTACCTAGAACAAAGGCGGTGTAGAAGGCACCATTGACAGCTGCTCCATCTAACGCACGTAGAACGATGAATGAACCATAATCTGATACGAAAGATGTTCCTGTACTCAATGCGAGGTGCAGTATAAGGCAAAACACTGTAGTAGATCGGCGGCCAAATCTATGCGGGATTCATGAATAGTTTTAGCAGGTTGGAATGAAATGttccttgtacacaaccaaCACAAATCATCTGACAATATTTGCAATCCGTTTGCTACCTTTCTCAATGCAGTACTAAATACAGAACTACCCTCCcctcacacgcacacatactCTCATACACTAGTCAGAATTGCATTGAGAAAGGTATTAGTTTAAGAATCTCTATCGTAACGTTGGTAGGTTGATGGCATTGGTAGTATTGGTTATGTATATGTGCCATCATGTATTCAGGTCACTGAGTCTCTTTGAATTACACAGGATACATTTACAAGTAAATAATTCCATTACTTTggtaattttgaaatttggtgacCTTCTGGTGATGAACAAAGTTTGTTGACATAGTGACGCAGAGTTTGATGACATCTGATCTGGAGCTCATTATACAGGGCTCACTATACAAAAATTAAGATTTATGAATGGTGATAAATTTTGGTAATAGAAAATGTCAAAGGCAATCACTAgtggtgtatatatatatatatatatatatatatatatatatatatatatatatatatatatatatatatacctactagtatatgtatatatatatatatatacctactAGTATTAAGGGTGGGTTACTAATGTTAAGGGTGGGTTCCGGTAccgaaaattcaggtccaggtccggttcaggtccggacctgaacctgattcagtatgtgaaaagtTGTGAATGGATAATAATCGAAACAATTGTACATTTCTCTACAAAGAATCTGTTTTGTCGAGTATTCAACTCCTACTGGCGTTTTAATATCATACAAGGCTGACTTCCTCTGTACGATTagctgtaaaccttggtagaaatgactataggctacttcgctcttgttcttttcttcgaACGGTAAGCCataaaatgtgtgaatgcctgatcatataaactgttcattttccaatcggtccaatatccggtccacctaattttttttcaggtccgttttttctggactggtccaataagaaaaaaccggttttgtaccggtacacagtGTTTGTTATATCACTTTGCGgtcggacagacgaggacaatgtggcactacaCTCATTTTTTTGTGAAGTATTGGGTGTTTTTATATCCCGCTGTCTTCTTACTAGATACTAGATCCAAAAGGAACACTGGCCCAGGTAGAAAAACTTTAGCGTATGCAATAAACTTCTCATTAGTCTCACTAATAGTTAAGACGAACCTGTCAGAAGTTATGCCGAAGAAGATTCCACCTACGCTCACCCCTGCCATGAAAGTGCTCTGACCAAGTCCCCTCAACCAGGATCGCCAGCACACTAGGTCGTACTGAGTGGTAAAATTGCAAATAAGGTAAGATTTCTATTAACAGCGTCTTCGAAACCAgtgaaatacacatgtacacagcgTAACATACTTTAAACAGAATCTAAGTCCCATTACATATATGAACACACAATTAAAATCCAACTCAAATGTGACATATTCAAAATTTAACTACATGTTGCCCTGTGATAATGTATCTAATGTAAATATAGAACAGTACTTTAAGAGCTATTGGCATCGGTTAATAATacatattattttataaaaAAGATTATATTAATCAATAATGATATTCCTAAATCTCTTGTACAAGTTACCATACTTTCGAAATCGCAAATGATTTCTATTAACAGCGTCTTCGAAATCAGTGGCATAGACATGTACACAGCTTAACATAGTTTAAACAGAATCTAAGAATAATTACATATATGAACACACAATTAAAATCAAACTCAAATGTGACATATTCAAAATCTAACTACATGTTGTCGTGTGacaatgtatgtaatgtaaatATAGAACAGTACTTATTAATAAGAAAGAGCTATAGGCATCAGTTGATAATGCATATC
Proteins encoded in this window:
- the LOC118421268 gene encoding solute carrier family 22 member 6-like; the encoded protein is MEWDDLLRKHLGEFGRFQKFTSLLAILVGPTVGLTLVAMTFLAATPEHHCRVFGNTSSVGHRYSTEGYNLSIPLENIGGTWKYSSCLMYKNSNGTATSSNGTTSCTHGWEYDRTIYQSTIVTEYDLVCWRSWLKGLGQSTFMAGVGVGGIFFGIISDRFVF